A window from Candidatus Nitrospira neomarina encodes these proteins:
- a CDS encoding LysR family transcriptional regulator produces MSTPDFNLLVTLDAVLAEGSVARAARRLRLSPSAMSRALARLRETIGDPLLVRAGRGLVPTPRALELRERVSQLVQEGEAVLRPAGKLNLTQLVRTFTLRTGEGFVENFGPNLIARIGKEAPGVRLRFVQKPDKDSTPLRDGTVDLETGVVSDTTAPELRVQALFRDRFIGVVRKGHVLSKGKITPSRYAAGKHVVVSRRGLDKGPIDEALEMLDLTREIVTIVGGFSAALALARGSDLIASVPERHTGNLRTGMQSFPLPFSTPEVTVSLLWHPRLDADLAHRWLRGHIRDICATIR; encoded by the coding sequence ATGTCGACTCCTGATTTCAACCTGTTGGTCACGCTCGATGCGGTGCTCGCGGAAGGGAGTGTGGCGCGGGCAGCCCGACGGTTACGGCTGAGTCCGTCGGCGATGAGCCGCGCGCTGGCGCGCTTGCGTGAGACGATTGGCGATCCACTGTTGGTGAGGGCCGGACGCGGTCTCGTTCCCACCCCCCGGGCGCTCGAACTCCGGGAGCGGGTCAGTCAGCTCGTGCAGGAGGGAGAGGCGGTGCTACGCCCGGCCGGGAAGCTCAACCTCACACAGCTCGTCCGGACGTTTACGCTCCGGACCGGCGAAGGCTTTGTGGAGAACTTCGGACCAAATCTCATTGCCCGCATCGGCAAGGAAGCGCCCGGCGTGCGGCTGCGCTTCGTACAGAAGCCCGACAAAGACAGCACGCCCCTTCGCGACGGGACCGTCGATCTGGAAACCGGCGTGGTGAGTGACACGACTGCCCCGGAGTTGCGCGTGCAGGCATTGTTCCGCGACCGGTTTATCGGCGTCGTGCGAAAAGGACACGTGCTGAGCAAGGGGAAGATCACGCCCTCCCGGTATGCGGCCGGAAAGCACGTCGTGGTCTCGCGGAGGGGTCTCGACAAGGGACCGATTGATGAGGCCTTGGAAATGTTGGATCTGACAAGGGAGATCGTCACGATCGTCGGCGGCTTTTCGGCGGCGCTGGCGCTCGCCAGGGGTTCGGACCTGATCGCCAGTGTTCCCGAACGACACACCGGAAATCTGCGCACCGGCATGCAGAGCTTTCCCCTTCCGTTCTCCACACCGGAGGTGACCGTTTCCTTACTCTGGCACCCCCGGCTGGATGCCGATCTGGCGCATCGCTGGCTTCGCGGCCACATCCGGGATATCTGCGCGACGATCCGCTGA